A window of Deltaproteobacteria bacterium contains these coding sequences:
- the treF gene encoding alpha,alpha-trehalase TreF, translated as MLLKKILIVSAAVLACLCFSGPAAAAEIQPAEEFGSLFDAVEMERVFQDSKAFCDSQPKYPPREIMQSYRLLLEIFVTKHFDVPSDVPGTFKSDPAMPVEEHIGRLWPFLTRQLETKDGSSLISLPHPHIVPAGRFREAYYWDSYFIMLGLQAQRRVDMMENMVDNFAYLIDMIGFIPSGNRSYYKSRSQPPFFSLMVSLLAEERGDAVYEKYLPFLEKEYRFWMDGAEKLGRSNREERRVVLMPDGGILNRYWDDDPSPRPESYYQDVMRARDSDLDPRELYRNIRAAAESGWDCSNRWLAAGSGLDTIHTTHIIPVDLNALLYNLEMTLSKAHGIAGDRKKEQYYRYMAEQRMSAVNTYCWDKEDEFYRDYDFRLEKQTPVLSLAGMFPLFFRMADEDQAEAVADRIEDEFLGAGGLVTTLALGSRQQWDAPYGWAPLQWISVQGLRNYDHKKLAGTIVKRWVELNRKVYKNTGRMMEKYNVIDTTLADGGGEYPDQDGFGWTNGVFLKMVSEGTGK; from the coding sequence ATGTTATTGAAAAAGATCCTGATCGTGTCGGCGGCAGTGCTTGCCTGCCTGTGTTTTTCCGGGCCGGCGGCGGCGGCGGAGATACAACCGGCGGAAGAATTCGGGAGTCTTTTTGATGCCGTGGAGATGGAACGGGTCTTCCAGGATTCGAAAGCATTTTGCGACAGTCAGCCGAAGTACCCGCCCCGTGAGATCATGCAGAGTTACCGCCTGCTCCTGGAAATATTCGTAACGAAGCATTTTGATGTTCCCTCCGATGTTCCGGGAACGTTCAAAAGCGACCCTGCCATGCCGGTGGAGGAGCATATCGGCCGCCTCTGGCCGTTTTTGACCCGGCAGCTTGAAACGAAGGATGGGTCATCGCTCATTTCACTTCCTCACCCCCACATCGTGCCGGCGGGGCGATTTCGAGAGGCCTATTATTGGGACAGTTATTTCATCATGCTCGGCCTGCAGGCCCAGCGGCGCGTCGACATGATGGAAAACATGGTTGACAATTTCGCGTACCTGATCGATATGATCGGCTTTATTCCCAGCGGCAACCGCAGTTATTACAAAAGTCGCTCACAACCGCCCTTTTTCTCCCTCATGGTGTCGCTTCTCGCCGAAGAGCGCGGAGATGCCGTCTATGAAAAATATCTTCCCTTTCTTGAAAAGGAGTACCGCTTCTGGATGGACGGTGCTGAAAAACTGGGTCGTTCGAACAGGGAGGAACGCCGGGTGGTGCTGATGCCCGACGGCGGGATCCTGAACCGTTACTGGGATGACGATCCATCGCCGCGGCCGGAATCATATTATCAGGATGTCATGCGCGCACGTGACAGCGATCTCGACCCGCGGGAACTCTACCGGAACATCCGCGCGGCCGCGGAATCGGGGTGGGATTGCAGTAATCGATGGCTTGCCGCCGGCTCCGGGCTTGACACCATCCATACCACCCATATTATCCCGGTGGACCTGAACGCGCTTCTCTACAATCTTGAGATGACCCTCTCCAAGGCCCACGGTATCGCGGGCGACCGCAAGAAGGAACAGTATTACCGGTATATGGCGGAGCAGCGGATGTCGGCGGTAAACACCTATTGCTGGGACAAGGAAGACGAGTTTTACCGGGACTATGATTTCAGGTTGGAAAAACAGACCCCCGTTCTCTCCCTGGCCGGCATGTTTCCCCTGTTTTTCAGAATGGCCGACGAGGACCAGGCGGAGGCCGTCGCCGATCGGATCGAGGACGAGTTCCTGGGTGCGGGGGGGCTGGTAACGACGCTGGCCCTCGGGTCCCGGCAGCAGTGGGATGCTCCCTACGGCTGGGCGCCGCTCCAGTGGATCAGTGTTCAGGGCCTGCGGAACTATGATCACAAGAAACTGGCCGGCACGATCGTAAAGCGCTGGGTGGAGCTCAATCGAAAGGTATATAAAAATACCGGGAGAATGATGGAAAAGTACAACGTTATCGATACGACGCTCGCCGACGGGGGCGGTGAGTATCCTGATCAGGACGGCTTCGGCTGGACCAACGGCGTGTTCCTGAAAATGGTGTCGGAGGGGACGGGCAAATGA
- a CDS encoding Na-K-Cl cotransporter, whose product TPTILTILGVIMYLRIGWLVGHLGLYRIIIIVILANAITLVTTLSFSSVATNIRVGVGGAYYIISRSLGLEIGGAIGLPLYLSQVFSVTLYAYGLAESLRFVWPEIPVQTATFVIISAVGLLSMAGARLALKVQIPVMVLIGVSLLALAAGTLSQGWGKPFPLDYHSGDLGFWIGFAIFFPAVTGVMAGLGLSGDLEDPGRSIPIGAIAAVLTGFTIYLIVPILLFIGVDAKELRGNVLVWLSLVPLGALLILPGLWGAIFSSAVGSMLGAPRTLQALAKDHLAPRFLGWTTGDRRELLPGLVLSLMISLGAVFLGDLNAVATVVTVFFLTTYGMINIVAALETLSGDTSWRPKLKVPWAVNLAGGIACIAVIFLINAVAGVIAIIFELFLWLLLSKRHHTARWGDARRGIYESLIRWALLRLADRPMSARNWRPHVLVFVSDPVAHLDLVRFGNWFSQDRGIVTVCHLMVGDLLQDDVDIMEKQQEIQRLLSGEGLSVFAEFHVMENIVEGITDVSQANGMAGIESNTILVGWPKERPLFIDFLKVMRRLEKLKKSFIIGRIKPRYLFPREGVERTIHVWWGGLKQNGDLMLLLGYLLTLNPEWDDARIRVLSVASSELAKTNTERYLEKLLPEIRIKAEAQVFLRSPEKSIRDLIHQESANAEVVIFGLAMPAPGEEDAYAQRLEDLAGDLPVVFFVKNSSVFIGELLQPNGEEEDEKKGIAAVEPER is encoded by the coding sequence ACGCCCACGATCCTGACGATCCTGGGCGTGATCATGTATCTGAGGATCGGCTGGCTGGTCGGACACCTGGGGCTCTATCGCATTATCATCATCGTCATCCTGGCCAACGCCATCACGTTGGTCACCACCCTCTCCTTCTCCTCTGTGGCAACCAATATACGGGTCGGTGTGGGCGGCGCCTATTACATCATATCCCGCAGCCTTGGGCTGGAGATCGGCGGCGCCATCGGCCTGCCCCTCTATCTGTCGCAGGTCTTTTCCGTTACCCTCTACGCATACGGTCTTGCCGAATCCTTGCGGTTCGTCTGGCCTGAGATTCCCGTGCAGACGGCCACCTTCGTGATCATTAGTGCCGTGGGTCTCCTGTCCATGGCGGGTGCCCGGCTCGCCCTGAAGGTGCAGATCCCCGTCATGGTCCTGATCGGTGTATCGCTCCTGGCCCTTGCCGCCGGCACGCTGTCACAGGGGTGGGGGAAACCGTTCCCTCTCGATTATCATTCCGGCGACCTGGGATTCTGGATCGGGTTCGCCATCTTCTTCCCGGCCGTCACGGGGGTGATGGCGGGCCTGGGCCTCTCGGGAGACCTGGAAGACCCCGGACGCTCCATCCCCATCGGGGCGATAGCGGCGGTACTGACCGGTTTTACTATATACCTCATCGTTCCCATTCTGCTTTTTATAGGTGTCGACGCAAAGGAGCTCCGCGGTAACGTCCTCGTCTGGCTTTCCCTTGTCCCCCTTGGAGCCCTGCTGATACTGCCGGGCCTGTGGGGGGCCATCTTTTCGTCGGCGGTCGGTTCCATGCTGGGTGCTCCCCGCACGCTCCAGGCCCTGGCAAAGGACCACCTGGCCCCCCGGTTCCTGGGGTGGACGACGGGGGACCGGCGGGAGTTGCTTCCGGGACTCGTTCTTTCCCTGATGATCTCCCTGGGGGCCGTTTTTCTCGGCGACCTGAACGCCGTGGCGACGGTGGTCACCGTGTTTTTCCTGACCACCTACGGCATGATCAATATCGTGGCGGCCCTCGAGACCCTGAGCGGCGATACATCATGGCGCCCGAAACTGAAGGTTCCCTGGGCCGTCAATCTCGCCGGCGGGATCGCCTGCATCGCCGTCATTTTTCTTATCAACGCCGTAGCGGGTGTCATTGCCATCATCTTTGAGCTGTTCCTCTGGCTTCTCCTGTCGAAACGGCATCATACCGCCCGGTGGGGGGACGCACGGCGGGGGATATACGAATCACTGATCCGCTGGGCCCTCCTGCGCCTTGCCGACCGGCCCATGAGCGCCCGGAACTGGCGGCCCCACGTCCTTGTCTTCGTGTCCGATCCCGTCGCGCACCTCGACCTGGTCAGGTTCGGCAACTGGTTCAGCCAGGACCGGGGTATCGTGACCGTCTGCCACCTGATGGTGGGAGACCTGCTCCAGGATGACGTCGACATTATGGAAAAGCAGCAGGAGATCCAGAGGCTGCTCAGCGGCGAGGGGCTTTCCGTCTTCGCGGAATTCCATGTCATGGAGAACATCGTGGAAGGTATCACCGATGTTTCCCAGGCGAACGGAATGGCTGGTATCGAGAGCAATACCATTCTCGTGGGATGGCCGAAGGAGCGCCCGTTGTTCATCGATTTTCTCAAGGTGATGCGCCGCCTTGAAAAACTGAAAAAATCCTTCATCATCGGTCGGATCAAGCCGCGGTACCTGTTCCCCCGCGAAGGGGTGGAACGGACGATCCATGTGTGGTGGGGCGGCCTCAAACAGAACGGGGACCTCATGCTGCTGCTCGGGTATCTGCTCACCCTCAATCCGGAGTGGGATGATGCGCGGATACGGGTCCTGAGCGTTGCCTCCAGCGAACTGGCAAAGACCAACACTGAGCGGTACCTGGAGAAACTGCTGCCCGAGATCCGGATCAAGGCGGAAGCGCAGGTCTTTCTGCGGTCACCGGAGAAAAGCATCCGTGATCTGATCCATCAGGAAAGCGCCAATGCCGAGGTCGTCATCTTCGGCCTCGCCATGCCGGCGCCCGGGGAAGAGGACGCTTACGCCCAGCGTCTGGAAGATCTGGCGGGTGACCTGCCGGTCGTGTTCTTCGTAAAAAATTCAAGTGTTTTTATCGGAGAACTCCTGCAGCCGAACGGCGAAGAAGAGGATGAGAAAAAAGGAATCGCCGCCGTGGAACCGGAGCGGTGA
- a CDS encoding acetate uptake transporter has translation MSETKLGNPAVVGLAGFGLTTLVLQFHNVGWCGAGPVVALGLIFGGLAQMIAGLQEMKTGNNFGYSAFTTYGAFWISLAVILLLNHFEIYKANTTDVGWFLVAFTIYTAIMWIGSMRINGALAITFTLLLIGFILLDFAHFGHPSLTKIAGYELMACALMAWYTMAHIILGDVFGRDVLPAGKPWLN, from the coding sequence ATGTCTGAAACGAAATTGGGGAATCCCGCGGTCGTGGGGCTCGCGGGGTTCGGTCTGACAACGCTCGTGTTGCAGTTTCACAATGTGGGGTGGTGCGGTGCCGGTCCGGTCGTTGCCCTGGGGCTGATCTTCGGGGGGTTGGCGCAGATGATCGCCGGATTGCAGGAAATGAAAACGGGTAATAATTTCGGCTACAGCGCTTTCACCACGTACGGAGCCTTCTGGATATCGCTTGCCGTTATTCTCCTTTTGAACCACTTTGAGATCTACAAGGCGAACACCACCGATGTGGGATGGTTCCTGGTGGCCTTTACCATCTATACGGCGATCATGTGGATCGGCTCGATGAGGATAAATGGGGCCCTCGCCATTACCTTCACGCTCCTGCTGATCGGGTTCATCCTTCTTGATTTCGCCCACTTCGGGCATCCGTCCCTTACGAAGATCGCCGGTTACGAACTGATGGCCTGCGCCCTGATGGCCTGGTACACAATGGCGCACATTATCCTGGGCGATGTCTTCGGGAGAGATGTCCTCCCGGCGGGCAAACCCTGGTTGAACTGA
- a CDS encoding M20/M25/M40 family metallo-hydrolase — MVSFRNRQDIWEQPAALLRDLIRFDTTNPPGNEKACVDHIDALLTGAGFSTRLVGKDENRPNLLTRLKGRGDSPPLMLYGHVDVVTTEGQKWTHPPFEGTVADGAVWGRGALDMKCAVVMMLCALLRSAAEGFTPAGDVVLAVLSDEEAGGHYGARYLVEHHGDYFENIRYAIGEFGGASLYIGGRKLYPVQVSEKQSCHIRVTLHGPGGHGARPIRGGAMAKAARLLDALDRHMLPVHVTPVTRSMIETIVSALPFPKNLVLKQLLHPPMTNVILNLLGEKRQFLCPLLRNTVSAVMIHGGNKHNVIPSEIFIDLDCRLLPGFTPGDMFEEFRHIAGTDMDIKVVSFEPGPDTIDMGLFDTLGQILRDADPDGTPLPMLLPAVTDGRFFGRLGIQTYGFTPMNLSPDFNFFEKIHAADERIPIDALEFGTRAMYELVRRYR, encoded by the coding sequence ATGGTTTCCTTCAGAAACAGGCAGGACATCTGGGAACAGCCCGCCGCTCTGCTGCGGGACCTCATCCGTTTCGACACCACCAACCCCCCGGGAAACGAAAAGGCCTGCGTTGACCATATCGACGCACTGCTCACCGGCGCCGGGTTCTCCACCCGGCTCGTGGGAAAGGATGAGAACCGGCCCAACCTGCTCACGCGGCTGAAGGGAAGGGGCGATTCCCCGCCTCTCATGCTGTACGGCCATGTGGATGTGGTCACAACGGAAGGCCAGAAATGGACCCACCCTCCCTTTGAGGGAACGGTAGCCGACGGGGCGGTCTGGGGTCGCGGCGCGCTCGACATGAAATGCGCTGTTGTTATGATGCTCTGCGCCCTTCTCAGGTCGGCAGCCGAGGGATTCACGCCCGCCGGGGACGTGGTTCTCGCCGTTCTGAGCGATGAAGAAGCGGGCGGACATTACGGGGCACGATATCTGGTTGAACACCACGGAGACTATTTTGAGAACATCAGGTACGCCATCGGAGAGTTCGGCGGCGCTTCCCTGTACATCGGCGGCAGGAAACTTTATCCGGTCCAGGTCTCGGAAAAGCAATCCTGCCATATCCGGGTGACGCTCCACGGCCCCGGCGGTCACGGCGCCCGTCCCATCAGAGGCGGGGCCATGGCGAAAGCGGCCCGGCTGCTCGATGCTCTTGACCGGCACATGCTTCCGGTACACGTGACACCCGTGACACGGAGCATGATAGAAACGATCGTATCGGCCCTCCCATTTCCGAAAAATCTTGTGCTGAAGCAATTGCTCCATCCCCCGATGACGAACGTGATACTGAACCTCCTCGGCGAGAAGCGCCAGTTCCTCTGCCCGCTGCTGCGAAACACGGTCAGCGCCGTAATGATCCACGGCGGGAACAAGCACAATGTCATCCCCAGTGAGATATTCATCGATCTGGATTGCCGGCTCCTGCCAGGATTCACTCCCGGGGACATGTTCGAAGAGTTCCGGCACATAGCGGGAACCGACATGGATATCAAGGTGGTCTCCTTCGAACCCGGTCCCGACACGATCGACATGGGGCTCTTCGATACCCTCGGACAGATCCTGCGCGACGCGGACCCTGACGGAACACCCCTTCCCATGCTGCTGCCCGCCGTGACGGACGGACGTTTCTTCGGCCGGCTCGGCATTCAAACCTACGGGTTCACCCCCATGAACCTTTCCCCCGATTTCAACTTCTTTGAAAAGATACACGCCGCCGATGAACGCATACCTATCGACGCGCTGGAATTCGGAACGCGGGCCATGTACGAACTGGTCCGGCGCTACCGCTGA
- a CDS encoding DUF882 domain-containing protein — MPRPVLSAVTTAPSSQKDCFLYIYNTHTGEFFKDVYRSRGIYLPESLEMLNRILRDYRTGEVTRIDPELFDLLHAIQSGVQTKEAYHVVSAYRTRETNEYLRKIGRKVARNSLHIAGKAVDVYLPDVALSTLRKKAVQLRSGGVGYYRRNHFVHIDTGNIRYW, encoded by the coding sequence ATACCACGTCCCGTCCTTTCGGCCGTAACGACGGCCCCGTCATCGCAGAAGGACTGCTTTCTCTACATTTACAACACCCATACGGGAGAGTTTTTCAAGGATGTCTACCGGTCCCGGGGTATCTACCTGCCGGAATCCCTGGAGATGCTCAACCGCATACTTCGCGACTACCGGACCGGGGAGGTCACGCGCATCGATCCGGAACTTTTCGACCTGCTTCACGCAATCCAATCAGGCGTGCAGACAAAGGAAGCCTATCATGTTGTCTCGGCATATCGGACCCGTGAAACGAACGAATATTTGCGGAAGATCGGCCGGAAGGTGGCCCGGAACAGCCTCCATATAGCCGGGAAGGCTGTTGATGTGTACCTGCCTGATGTCGCGCTCTCCACCCTGCGCAAGAAGGCGGTACAGTTGAGGTCGGGAGGCGTCGGCTATTACCGGCGCAATCACTTTGTCCACATCGACACGGGGAACATACGCTACTGGTAG
- a CDS encoding L,D-transpeptidase family protein produces the protein MTGIGRFRAAVIILSAAFLLYGGDAVAGYFLAHLRDGLQTRLDRPVLSPEIAGNAAILCDPLLLHRFYKERDFRPAWFDQTGISTQADALIARIRRVSGDGLRPDDYHIARIEELLSLVHDSESLVSSYDLFVDLDILLTDAFFACASNLLSGRVSPEITYIIWNGSTREADPVHLLNTAIGSFDVESTLDSMNPPHEGYRLLRTALARYREIVIGGGWPPVPAGPALKRGDRDERVPSIREHLLRTGDLELNDPADPTVFDKEFEQALRRYQKRHGILEDGVIGPVTTARLNIPAEDLVVKIILNMERWRWLPEDFGEEYIMVNIADFTLQAYRDRVVERAMRVIVGTNYRRTPIFSSVITSVILNPAWYVPATIAVEDIIPQILRNPRYLADRNIHVLESWRHDAPEIDPATVNWETYQAYNFPYLLKQDPGPLNPLGRIKFMIPNKFDVYLHDTPQKELFENIRRGFSSGCIRIEKAVDLAEFLLCEEPAWNRKTIEETIASGKRREIKLKKQVPVHLLYWTAWVDDNGQVNFREDIYERDTILSAALHEKPPGF, from the coding sequence GTGACGGGTATCGGGCGATTTCGAGCGGCGGTGATCATACTGAGCGCCGCATTTCTGCTGTACGGCGGTGATGCCGTCGCCGGGTATTTTCTGGCACACCTGCGGGACGGCCTGCAAACCCGGCTCGACAGGCCCGTGCTCTCTCCTGAAATCGCAGGCAATGCGGCGATCCTGTGTGACCCCCTTCTTCTTCACCGTTTTTACAAGGAACGGGACTTCAGGCCGGCCTGGTTCGACCAGACGGGGATCTCCACGCAGGCAGACGCCCTGATCGCGAGGATACGAAGGGTGTCCGGGGACGGCCTGCGGCCTGATGATTACCACATAGCCCGCATCGAGGAGCTTCTCTCGCTCGTTCATGACAGCGAATCCCTGGTCAGCAGTTACGATCTCTTCGTGGACCTTGACATCCTGCTGACGGACGCCTTCTTCGCCTGCGCGTCGAACCTTCTCTCCGGCAGGGTCAGTCCCGAGATCACATATATCATCTGGAACGGATCGACCCGCGAGGCTGATCCCGTGCATCTTCTGAACACCGCCATCGGATCCTTCGATGTCGAATCGACCCTGGACAGCATGAACCCTCCCCATGAGGGGTATCGGCTCCTGCGAACGGCCCTGGCGCGATACCGGGAGATCGTCATTGGCGGTGGCTGGCCGCCCGTTCCCGCCGGTCCCGCACTGAAACGGGGAGACCGGGACGAACGCGTTCCGTCGATCAGGGAGCACCTGCTCCGGACGGGGGACCTGGAGCTCAACGATCCCGCAGACCCGACCGTGTTCGACAAGGAGTTCGAGCAGGCCCTCCGGCGTTATCAAAAACGCCACGGTATTCTGGAAGACGGCGTCATCGGTCCGGTGACGACGGCACGCCTCAATATCCCGGCAGAAGACCTGGTGGTAAAGATCATCCTGAACATGGAGCGCTGGCGGTGGCTCCCCGAAGACTTTGGTGAAGAATACATCATGGTCAATATCGCCGATTTTACCCTGCAGGCATACCGGGATCGGGTGGTGGAACGTGCCATGCGGGTCATTGTGGGAACCAATTACCGGCGGACCCCAATTTTCAGCAGCGTCATAACATCGGTCATACTGAATCCCGCCTGGTACGTGCCAGCAACGATCGCCGTCGAAGACATCATCCCCCAGATATTGCGGAACCCCCGCTACCTTGCCGACAGAAATATTCATGTCCTGGAAAGCTGGCGGCACGATGCTCCTGAGATCGATCCCGCCACGGTGAACTGGGAAACCTATCAGGCATACAACTTCCCCTACCTTCTGAAACAGGATCCGGGTCCCCTGAATCCTCTGGGACGAATCAAGTTCATGATCCCCAATAAATTCGACGTGTACCTGCACGATACCCCGCAGAAGGAGCTCTTCGAAAACATACGGCGGGGATTCAGTTCCGGGTGTATCCGTATCGAAAAGGCCGTGGATCTGGCAGAGTTTCTTCTCTGTGAAGAGCCCGCGTGGAACCGCAAAACAATAGAAGAAACCATCGCTTCCGGAAAACGCCGTGAGATCAAACTGAAAAAACAGGTGCCCGTTCACCTTCTCTACTGGACGGCCTGGGTGGATGACAACGGACAGGTGAATTTCCGGGAGGACATCTATGAACGGGACACCATTCTCAGCGCCGCCCTCCATGAAAAACCACCCGGATTCTGA
- the typA gene encoding translational GTPase TypA, protein MRKETFRNIAIIAHVDHGKTTLVDGMLKQSGIFRENQDVMERVMDSMDLERERGITIMAKNTAIWYGGVKINIVDTPGHADFGGEVERSLNLVDGVLLLVDASEGPLPQTRFVLRKALARKLPIIVVVNKIDRPDARIGEVVNEIYDLFIDLDASEEQIEFPILYTNAKTGVAHRDPDDGADDLRPLFESILAAIPAPEADDSEVPQFLITNLDYDPYVGQLAIGRLTNGTLEMNRTYALCGAEEIIPGITFSALYSFNGLKRVSVDRVEAGDIIAVAGVAAMAIGDTISSAESPRPLSRISIDEPTVSMIFYVNNSPPAGREGKFLTSRHLRERLEREALRNVALRIRTLSRRDMFEVCGRGELQMAVLIETMRREGYEFMVSKPQVIVREEGGTILEPTERLLVDIPEEFIGIVTEKLAERKGRMTNLINKGSGRAKLEFIIPSRGLIGFRSHFLTDTKGAGVMNTIFDGYQRWFGPIPQRANGALVADRAGRVTTYASIAMADRGELFVDVGTEVYGGMIIGERNRSGDLNVNITKEKHLSNVRSSTAEATVSLRPPRRLSLDQCIEFIAEDELLEVTPLNIRLRKMELDKNRRPMKQNPGGRE, encoded by the coding sequence ATGCGCAAAGAAACCTTTCGAAATATCGCGATCATCGCCCATGTGGATCACGGGAAGACCACCCTGGTGGACGGAATGCTGAAGCAGAGCGGTATTTTCCGGGAAAATCAGGATGTTATGGAGCGGGTCATGGATTCCATGGACCTCGAAAGGGAACGCGGGATCACCATCATGGCCAAGAACACGGCCATCTGGTACGGCGGCGTGAAAATAAATATCGTCGATACCCCCGGTCACGCCGATTTCGGCGGCGAGGTCGAACGCAGTCTGAACCTCGTTGACGGGGTCCTGCTGCTCGTCGACGCAAGCGAGGGTCCCCTTCCCCAGACGCGTTTCGTCCTGCGCAAGGCCCTCGCCAGAAAGCTTCCCATCATCGTGGTCGTTAATAAAATAGACCGCCCCGACGCCCGGATCGGCGAGGTGGTGAACGAAATCTACGACCTTTTCATCGACCTCGATGCGAGCGAAGAACAGATAGAATTCCCGATCCTTTACACGAACGCAAAAACGGGGGTGGCCCATCGCGATCCGGACGACGGTGCCGATGACCTGCGGCCCCTGTTCGAGAGCATCCTTGCCGCCATTCCGGCGCCCGAGGCGGATGATTCCGAGGTCCCTCAATTTCTGATCACCAATCTTGACTATGACCCGTACGTGGGGCAACTCGCCATCGGCCGCCTGACGAACGGGACCCTTGAGATGAACAGGACCTATGCCCTGTGCGGCGCGGAGGAGATCATTCCGGGAATAACATTTTCGGCCCTATACAGTTTCAACGGTCTGAAGCGGGTATCCGTCGACCGTGTCGAGGCGGGAGACATCATCGCCGTGGCGGGAGTGGCGGCCATGGCCATCGGCGACACCATCTCATCGGCGGAGTCCCCCCGCCCGCTTTCCCGCATTTCCATCGACGAACCCACGGTATCCATGATCTTTTATGTGAACAACAGTCCCCCCGCGGGCAGGGAAGGAAAATTCCTGACCTCGCGCCACCTGCGGGAACGCCTTGAACGTGAGGCGCTGCGCAACGTGGCGCTGAGGATCAGGACCCTCTCCCGCAGGGACATGTTCGAGGTCTGCGGCCGCGGAGAACTGCAGATGGCGGTCCTTATCGAAACCATGCGCAGAGAAGGGTATGAATTCATGGTCTCCAAGCCGCAGGTGATCGTCAGGGAAGAGGGGGGAACGATCCTTGAGCCGACGGAACGGCTGCTGGTCGACATTCCGGAAGAGTTCATCGGTATCGTCACGGAGAAACTGGCGGAGCGAAAGGGTCGCATGACCAACCTGATCAACAAGGGAAGCGGGCGGGCGAAGCTGGAATTCATCATACCGTCACGGGGCCTGATCGGCTTCCGCAGTCATTTCCTGACCGACACCAAGGGCGCCGGCGTCATGAACACGATATTCGACGGCTATCAGCGCTGGTTCGGGCCTATTCCCCAGCGGGCGAACGGCGCCCTGGTCGCCGACCGGGCCGGCAGGGTGACCACCTATGCCAGCATCGCCATGGCCGACAGGGGCGAGCTTTTCGTGGATGTGGGCACGGAGGTGTACGGCGGCATGATCATCGGTGAGCGGAACCGGAGCGGCGACCTGAACGTGAACATCACGAAGGAAAAACATCTGTCCAACGTGCGAAGTTCCACGGCGGAGGCCACCGTCTCACTGCGGCCGCCGCGCCGCCTGTCGCTGGACCAGTGCATCGAGTTCATCGCCGAGGATGAGCTCCTGGAAGTAACACCCCTGAACATCCGCCTGCGGAAAATGGAGCTTGACAAGAACAGGCGGCCGATGAAACAGAATCCGGGTGGCAGGGAATAG
- a CDS encoding MBL fold metallo-hydrolase: MGGTVHYADVQGITVVFAESHLWPNPANLFVIPDTNGFSMIDVGGGGTSGRDHLHAALETLHLCLEDLHTVVLSHAHPDHMGAMKYVLEAAAPRVYVHTRDVGSCRDPSKLHYSFDIPLAKDVYAQRDQHQDFDLFRFFDDFGCSMCAADEVEGIHEGDILRLGDLAFEVLLTPGHAPGHISLFEKNTGILLPGDLVGISPAWYTPSSGGLTAYLASLDAMESKHASLLIPSHGPVMERASHSIGRIRDKLMKREAILLEALSTGSKTFLELNAALFRDEILHFFPGCGIIESHLIKLEGEDRIERNGLGPIRLR, from the coding sequence ATGGGCGGGACCGTTCATTATGCTGATGTTCAGGGGATCACCGTTGTTTTCGCCGAAAGCCACCTCTGGCCGAATCCGGCGAATCTTTTTGTCATCCCCGATACAAACGGGTTTTCCATGATCGATGTGGGAGGAGGAGGAACGTCGGGGCGGGACCACCTTCATGCCGCCCTCGAAACACTGCACCTTTGTCTTGAAGACCTCCATACGGTCGTCCTTTCTCATGCGCACCCCGATCATATGGGCGCGATGAAATATGTGCTCGAGGCGGCCGCGCCGCGGGTGTACGTTCACACCCGGGATGTTGGATCATGCCGGGACCCCTCGAAATTGCATTATTCCTTCGATATTCCCCTTGCAAAGGATGTCTACGCACAGCGGGATCAGCACCAGGACTTTGATCTCTTTCGTTTTTTTGATGACTTCGGCTGTTCCATGTGCGCCGCTGACGAGGTCGAGGGAATACACGAAGGGGACATTCTCCGGTTGGGTGATCTCGCCTTTGAGGTGCTCCTGACACCCGGCCATGCACCGGGCCATATCTCCCTGTTTGAAAAAAATACCGGGATCCTGCTTCCCGGTGATCTGGTCGGAATAAGCCCGGCCTGGTATACGCCCTCATCGGGCGGACTGACGGCATATCTGGCAAGCCTCGATGCAATGGAATCGAAACACGCATCGCTTCTGATCCCCTCCCATGGACCGGTCATGGAAAGAGCCTCGCACAGCATCGGCCGGATCCGCGATAAGCTGATGAAACGGGAGGCGATCCTGCTTGAAGCCCTTTCAACGGGGTCGAAGACGTTCCTGGAATTGAACGCCGCCCTCTTCCGGGATGAGATCCTTCACTTTTTTCCCGGCTGCGGCATCATCGAGAGCCACCTTATCAAGCTCGAAGGAGAAGATCGAATAGAGCGGAACGGGCTGGGGCCGATACGGCTGCGGTAA